TGCCCGTCCGGCGAGAAGGCCAGCCCGTTCGGTTGGCCGAGGTCGGCCATGCGCCTGACGGAGCCGTCCGCCGGGTCAAATCTGTAGACGCTGTGATGGCCCAGGTCGGACGCGGCCAACACCCCCTGCCTGGGTAGCCGTAGCCCATAGGCTGGATCGGTGAACCAGAGGGCGCCGTCGGCGGCGCAGACCACGTCGTTCGGAGCGTTGAACCGGCGGCCCTCGTAGGTCTCGACCAGGGCCTCGTAGTGTCCGTCCGGGGATGTGCGTGACAGGCGGCGGTTGCCGTGCTCGCAGTGGATGAGGTTGCCGTCCCGGTCGACCGTGTTGCCATTGATGAACGGGGTTGCGTCGATGACGACCCGCACGCAGCCGTCGGCGTGCCAGCCAAGCACCCGGCGCCCCTCGACATCGGACCAGACCAATATGTCCCGCGCGGGCCACCAGGTCGGCCCCTCGCTGAAGACGGCCTGATCGTAGAGCGAGACGAGACGGGCGTGGTAGGGCACTACCTCGGTGAAGCGCGGGTCGGACGCCCGGGGTGGATCGACGTGGTGGACGGGCTCGGGCGGACCGGGTCGCCGCAGCAGATTCGACGCGGGTTCAGCGTTCATGATCCCTCCCTGATCGAAGTTTTAGGGCACCTCAGTGGGTGCATGTCTCGAACGGTTAATCCCTCCGGGTTGATGTCGTTCTCCCGCCACCCCCGGCTGACTTGTCGGGTACGACCTAAAGAATGCGGGATCGCCGAAGATCATGAATCAAGAAAAACGCCGATCTTTTCGATGACGACTGCAGCCGGCACCTTGGGGCTAGGTTACTGTCGGCGCACGTCCCGAAGGTCGAACGCAATCGCGAACCTCGTCTTCAGGGCGGCATGGAGACCATTTTAGAAATGGGTGCCCAGCTAAACGCAAGCCCGACCGTGGAATATCGTTCCGTAGCGTCGCCTCATGCGAATGGCCGATCGCAGCTGGTAGCGTCCACTTACGGGATATTGTCAGAACCATCTGAATGACCGGGATGGGCGCGAAGACGAATGTCCGGTGTTGCGCGCTCCAGCGGTACGGCGTGACAAAGTGGGGCCGAAAGCGACTGGTCCGCTTCGGAGAACTCCCGCGGGAAAAGCGGACAGCCTCCTATCGACCCAACTGCGCCGTAGAAGCAGTCCGACGTCGTTCTCGAAAGCAGACATCGAAACTGGGCTCGCGCCGCCAAGGTACTCTTATGAGTGTTCGCCTTCCGAACTAGCGCCCCCACTCGATCAATCCACAGTCTGCATCTGGACGACACTGCCGAGTTCACCGGGCTTGCCCGAGACCACCACGAGGTAGCGCCGGCTAGCGCCGGCATCCGTGCGGGTGACCTGTCGGATCGGGCCGATCGCGTTGACGATGGCCGCGCCGGCCGGGTTGGTCATGAAGGCGGCGAGCGGCTCCAGGCCGGTCGCTCCCTTCGGATTGGCGGCGAGCGCCAGCACGAAGGGCATTTTCGCGGGCAGTCCTGTGACCGCGGCCTGTAGCGTTTGCAGCACGCCTTGGTCGAACAGGGTGACCTGCGTCGCCGGCTTGTCATCGGAACCGGTGAGCGTCAGCGCGCTGGTCTTGCCGGCAGCACCCAGCGGCTGGAGGTTCTGCTTTCCGTCGCCCTCCGGCACGGCGTTCGGGACGTAGGCGACGCCCTGCGGACCCTGCCCGATCGGCACCTCAGCGATCACCGTGTTCGACGCCGTGTCGATCACCGCCGCCATGTCGGCGTTCTCCAGGCCGACATAGACGCGGCTGCCGTCGCCCGAGGGCCAGAGCCCGTGCGGCAGGGCGCCGGTCGCGATGGTGGCGACCTGAGAGAAGTCGTCGGTGCGGAACACCTTGAGCTGGTTCAGGCCGCCGATCGTCACGTAGGCGAACTGGCCGGCCTTGGTCGAGACGATGTTGACGTGGTTGGTGATCGGCCCGGTCTCGATCGTCTTCAGCGGCGCGAAGGGCGGACGCGCCGAAAACACTTGGGTGCGGCCGACATCCTTAAGGGTGAACCACACCTGCTTGCCGTCCGGCGTCGCGGCGATGTCGGGGCAGAACGGGCTCTCTTGCTTCACGCGGCCGACGATGGTGTGGGTCTTGGTGTCGATGACGACGGTCTCGGGGCTGAAGCTGGAGCAGACGTAGCCGTAGGCGCCGTCCGGCGAGAAGATCGTCATGCCGGGCCCGTTCGGTACGGTGATCCGGCGGGTCTCCTTGGCGGTGGCGGCATCGAGCACCGCGATATGGTCCTCGCCGCGCACGCTCACCCAAACCTCTCGGCCGTCCGGCGTGAAGAAGGCTTCGTGCGGCGAGCGGCCGACATAGGCGGTGTGGCGGACCGCGTTGGTCGCCGTGTCTATGAAGCTCACGGAGTTCGAACCGATCGAGACCGCGAGCAGGGTCCTGTGGTCCGGCGAGAAGCCCATGCCGTGAACCAGAAGCTGCCCGCGATAGAGCGGGCTCAGGTTCATCGGCGTCGGGTCGCCGAGCCGGATCACCCCGAGCAGGGTGTTGGCGGCGGGATCGACCACCGAGACCGTGTTGGAGAACTGGTCGGAGGTGTAGAACCGATCCTTGCCGCTAACCGGCACGTCCGGGGCGGAAGCTGCGCCCGGGGCCTGCCCGGCGAGCGCCGGGCCGGAGAGCAGCGCGAGGGCGAGGATAGTCAGGGCGGTCTTCATCGGCGGGTCTCCGAGGGCATGGCGGCGGGGGCTGCACTGTGGTCGTGGGAATGGGCCGCACCAGTCGATGGCTGCGGCGCTTTAGGAAGACTGGCGAGCGCACGGCGCATCACATCGATCTCCTGGCCCTGCTCGACGACGATTCCTTGCGCGAGGCGACGCAGGACCGGATCCTTGCCGTAGAGCAGCTCCGCCTTGGCCATCGCGATCGCGCCCTCGTGGTGGGGGATCATCATCGCGGCGAAATCGCGGTCGGGATCGCCCGAGGGCGGGACCATCATGTCGGCGTGCATCCGCGTCATCGACTGCGCCATCATCGCGTCGAACGACGTTGACGACGCGGCCGGAGGCTCGCTGGCGGCCAGCGTCGGGCGCATCATCATCCGGCCGCCGACGAGGCCGCTCGCCATCAGCGCCGACGTCACGGCAAATCCCAGTGCTCCGCGCATGCGGCCTCCTCGCGATCCGGTATCAATGGAAGGGATGCCAGAGGACCGCCTTTATTCCGCGGCGGGGCCGAAAAAGCGTTCGCGCCGATGGGATCGCCTTTTTTCGTGTGTCAGCGGAATAAAGGCGCCCGTTTCGCATCCCTCCCGATGCGGTCATGCTCGACCGCGGGAGACTTCACCCATGCGCAATCTGCTGATCCGCACCGCCTTCGCGGCTATCGCCTTCTCCGCCGTGGCCGCCCAGGCCGCCGCGCCCGCCATGACGGCCGAGACCGCCAAGGGGCCGGCGCTCGTGGATGCCAAGAGCATGACCCTCTACACCTTTGACAAGGACATGGGCGGCAAGTCGATGTGCAACGGCCCCTGCGCCGCCAACTGGCCGGCCCTGACGGCTGCCTCCGGATCGGCGGCCTCCGGCGATTGGACGACGGTGACCCGGGACGACGGCACGATGCAGTGGGCCTACAAGGGCAAGCCGCTCTACACCTTCGCCAAGGACACCAAGCCGGGCGACACCACCGGTGACGGCTTCCTCAACGGTGCGTGGCACATCGCAAAGCCCTGATCGGTGAATGCCCGGATCGGCTCCCTCTGATTGGGACACGTCGTTGGACGAGATCGCCCCCCTGATCGAACCGCAGATCCCGGCCCTGCGGCGCTACGCGGTCGCGCTTCTTCGGGATCGCGAAGCGGCGGACGACCTCGTCCAGGACACCCTGGAGCGGGCATTGTCCGCCTGGTCCGGGCGTCGCCGCGACGGCGACCTGCGGGCGTGGTTGTTCACGATCGAGCGCAACCTGTTCCTCGCCGCCGTCCGACGCCGGGGCCGGCGCGGCGCCGATCTCGGCGCGGAAGTGTTGGAGCAGGTGCCCGATCCGAGCGCCGACCCGGGGGCAGCTTTGGGAGCCCGTGACGTACTCGCAGGGCTCGACACCCTGCCCGAGGAGCAGCGCTCGGTGTTGCTCCTCGTGGCGGTGGAGGACCTGTCCTATGCCGAAGCGGCACAGGTGCTCGGGGTGCCGCTCGGCACGGTGATGTCACGATTGAGCCGGGCGCGCACGCGGATGCGCGGATTTGTGGAGACGGGCCGGACAGGCCTGCTGAGGAGGGTTAAATGAGCGGGGATCCGCGCCCGGTCGGCGAGGACGATCTGCACGGCCTGATCGACGGCCGCCTTGAACCGGAGCGGCAGGCGCTGGTCGAGGCGTGGCTCGTGGGGAACCCCGCGCGTGCGGCTGAAGTCTCGACGGACCGAGTTCTGCGCGAGCGCCTGCGCGCCCGCCTCGCGCCGATCGCCGAGGAGGCGATCCCGGCGCGACTGCGGGTGGCCAACATCCGCTCGCGACACCTGTACCCTGGCGCACGCTGGTTCCCCATGGCGGCTGCGGCCGTGCTCTGCCTCGCGCTCGGCAGTGCCGGCGGCTGGGTTGGCCATGCCCTGCACGGTGTGCCCGCGGCGGCGGCGGTGGCGGAGGCACCGGCGACGCAGGACGCGGTCGCAGCCTTCCGCACCTTCGTGGTCGAGGCGGTGCATCCGGTGGAGGTGCGCGCCGACGAGAAGCCCCACCTCGTGACGTGGCTCTCGAAGCGTCTCGGTCACGCGGTCGCGGCCCCCGACCTCTCGGCGCAGGGCTTCCGGCTGATGGGCGGGCGCCTGTTGCCGGCCGGCACCGAGCCCGCGGCGATGTTGATGTACGACGACGACCGCGGCACCCGGCTGACGCTCTACAGCCGCGTCGGTGACGGCGACGGCCGCACGCTCTTCCGCTTCGCCCGCGAGGGCGACATCGCTGCCTTCTCCTGGGTCGATGGTGGCATGTCATACGTCGTCACCGGCCGCACCGACGAGGCCCGGCTGCTCTCCGTCGCGCAGGCGGTCGATGCGCACGTCCGCGACCTCGCGCCGGATCGTCGGCAGCCATGACCCTCGATCAGCTTCGCATCTTCGTGGCGGTGGCCGAGCGACAGCACGTGACGCGGGCCGCCGAGGCGCTGAACCTCGTCCAGTCGGCGGTCAGCACGGCGATCGCCAACATCGAGGGGCGGCACGCGACGAAGCTGTTTCACCGGGTTGGCCGCGGGATCGAGCTGACCGAAGCAGGGCGCGTGTTCCTCGCCGAGGCCCGCGCCGTGCTCGCCCGGGCCGAGGCCGCCGAACTTGTGCTCGCCGACCTCAGCGGCCTACGACGCGGGACGCTGGCGCTTTTTGCCAGCCAGACCATCGCCAGCGACTGGCTGCCTCGCCACCTCGTCGCCTTCCGCCGGGCCTACCCTGAGATCGCTATCCGGTTGGCGGTGGGCAACACCACCGACGCCGCCGACGCGGTGCGCGCGGGGCAGGCCGAACTCGGCTTCGCCGAGGGGGCGCTGGACGACCCGACGCTCGCAAGCACGACCATCGCCCAGGACAAACTCGTCCTCGTGGTCGCCCCAAACCATCCCTTCGCCGGGGCGGCTGCACTCGCACCCGAAGACCTCGCCGGGGCCGACTGGGTGCTGCGCGAAGCGGGATCGGGAACCCGCTCGGCCTTCGAGGCGACCCTGGGTGCGGCCGGCCTTGCCGCGGCCCAGCTCCGGGTCATGCTCGAACTGCCCTCGAACGAGGCAGTGCGCGCCGCCGTCGAGGCCGGGGGCGGGGCCGCCGTCCTGTCCGAGACCGTGGTCGCCGCAGCGCTTCGAACCGGGACCCTGGTGCGGGCGGCGTTCGACTTACCGAGCCGGCCGTTCCGGGTGCTGCGCCACAAGGAGCGCTACCGCAGCCGGGCCGCCGACGCGCTTCTCGACCTGATCGCGACGGCGAACATCAAATGAGCGAGCCCGCGAAACCAGTGCCCCCCGACGACCCGCGGGTGAGGCTCGCCGAGGACCGGACGGTGCTGGCAGCCGAGCGTACGTTCGTGGCGTGGCTTCGAACCGGGCTCGCCTTTCTGGGCGTCGGCTTGGCCGCGCAGCGCTTCCTGCGGGAGGTGCTGGCGGTCTGGCCGCTGAAGGTGCTGTCGCTCACGTTGATCGGCTGCGCGCTTGCCTCGTTCGCCGGCGCCGCATGGCGGGACCGGGCGATCCGGGCGCGTCTCGCCCATGCCGAGATCCCGATGATGCCGCGCATCCTCACCATCGGGATCGCGGCCTTGCTGATCGCGATCTCGGGCCTCGCGGCCACCGCCTTGCTCTGGGCGTGATGATCAGGCCACGGTGACCCGCACCCGGTGCCATGCGGCGCTAAGGTAGCCCTTGTAGTTCCAGGTGTCGTCGGGGGCGGCCGGCTGGGTCTGGCCGGCGGAGTCCCAGGCCCGCACCGCAAGTTCGTGCTCGCCGGCCGTCAGCTCGCGCTCGATCTCCCAGAATGTCCACGCGTAGGGCGCGTCGGCATCGCGGTCGATCCGGGCCTGCGCCCAGCTGCGGCCGCCATCCGTCGAGACGTCGACGCGGGCGACCGCGCGGTCGCTGGCGATGGCATAGCCGCGGATCGCGTGCCGGCCGGCCTTCAACGCCGCGCCGCGGGCGGGCTCGCAGATCGCGCTGTTGAGCGGCATCGCCTCGATGGTGATGCCGTGGGCGGGGTCCGCGGTCTCGGCCGTCACGTCGGGCGGAAACAGCTTGTAGTCGTCGGCCTGCATCGGGTTGTCGGAGGGCCGGTCCTGCACCGTGATCCGGGCGAGCCATTTCGGGCTGCGGATGCCGGCAAATCCCGGCACCACCACGCGCAACGGATGGCCGTGCTCGGGGGCGAGAGGCTCGCCGTTCATCGCGAAGGCAAGCAGCGTCTCGGGCGCCAGCGCCTTGGCGAGAGGGATCGAGGCGCCGAAGCGCGTGTCCGTGTCCGCGATCCGGTCGTGGCTCTCGAAGGCGACGTAGCGCTCTTCATCTGCATCGATGCCGGCCGCGCGCAGCACCTCGGCGAGCCGCACGCCGGTCCATTCCGCGTTGCCGATGGCACCGGGCGCCCACGGGTCACCGGAGACCGGCGCCACCGCCAGCATGTCGGCCCGTCTGTTGCCGGCGCATTGCATCACCGCCGTGACGGTGGCGTGCGCAAAGCGCGCCTTGAGTTCCGCGAGGGAGAGTTCGAGCGGCATGGTGACCATGCCATCTACCGTCAGGCGGTAGCTGTCGGCGTCGAGGTCCGGGATGTCGCCGTGGCTGCGGACGTAGAAGTCGGCCTGTTCGGTGAGGAACGCCGCCCGCAGGCGATCGAGCGGCGGCTCGGCGTTGTAGGGCGCCTTTCCGTGGACGATGAGGCGGTCCTTGCGCTGGAACAGGCGGAGCATGGGGTCTTTGTCCTGCGTACTTGACATGTCGACGACGAGAACGCGCCGGGGGCGATAAGGCCCCCGGCGCGCGTCGCCTCAGGGCTTCATTGTCGAGACCACCGCATTCTTCGCGCGATCGACCACGGCGACGCTGAGATCGCGGTTGAGGACGTAGGCGCGGGCGTTGTCGGCCGAGAACGCGATCGCCTGGCGCGGCTCGTTCAGGCCGGTCACCGTGGCGACAACCTTGAGGGTGCCGGTGTCGATCACTGAGAGTGAGTTGTCCTTGAGGTTGCCGGAATAGACGAAGCGACCGTCCGGTGTCAGTGCGGCTCCGTAGGGGTCCTTGCCCACCTCCACCTCGGAGGTGACTTTGCGGGCGGCGATATCGACCACGCCGATGGTATTGCGGCCGCTGTTGGCGGCAAACAGCGTCTTGCCGTCCTTGGTGATCGAGATGGCGCGCAGCTTGTCGAACCCAGCGATCTCGCCGGTGATCTTGTTGGTGGCGGTATCGACCAACGTGATTTTGTCGCCGAGGAAGTTCGTCACGAACACGGTCTTGCCGTCGGGCGACAGCTTCACGCCCTGGCGCGGCTGCGCGAAGCCGGGAATCACGGCATCTGCCAGCATAGTCTTGGTGTCGAACACGGTCAGCGTGCTCGCGGCCTCGTTGTTGACGTAGAGCTTGCCCCCGTCGGCCGAGAGCACGGTGCCGAAGACCCCGGGCCCGGCGGCGAGAACGCCGGCTTCCTTGCCGGTGGCGGTCTCGTAGACCGTGATCCGGCCGGTGCCGCTGTCGGAGACGTAGAAGCGGGCGCCGTCCGGCGCGAACACGATGTTGCGCGGCGTGACGAAGCCGTCGAGGCGGCGCAGCACCGTGCCCTTGGCGACGTCGTAGACGACGACGGCGCTCTCCTCGCTGTTCGATACAGCGGCGACGGTCCCGGCAGCGTTCAGCGCCAAGGCGTTGTTCTTGATCGCGCCGTCGAAACCAGCGGCGGACCCGGGCTGGCCCTGGGCGAGAAGCAAGGCAGCTCCGGCGAGGAAGGCGCGGAGACTGGTGCGGATATGGGTCATGAAGCGGGTCTCTTGGGCATGCGCGCTCGTTCGGCGGCCGGGGCCAGCCGTGCGGGCGGGTTCGAAATCGGATTGCGTCGTGCGGGACCGGTCCGGCCATGCATCGCCTTAAGGAGATGCCAGCGAGGGCGGTCTATTCCCCGAGGCCGGCGAAAAACGCGGCGGCCTCGGGATTCGGGAGTTCAGGGGGTCGGCTTCAACGCCGTGAGGTAGTCGACGATGGTCTGCACGTCGGCCTGATCGACCGGAGCCTTGTAGATGTGGACCATCTTGTTCACGGTCTCGGTCCACTGCGCCTTCGTGAGCTTGGGCTGGGTCAACACCATCCCGGCCGAATGGCAGGCGAGGCAGTTGTTGTTGACCGCCTCGGCCCCGGGCCCGTCGGGGAAGATCCGGTCGGAGGTCGGCATCTCGATCGATTGCGAGGTGAAGCGCATCGGCTCGGGAGCCGGGGCGGCGAGCGCCACCAGGGGAGACAGTATGAGCGCGACGCTGAGGGCTGCAGAGCGGATCGGGGTCATGGCTGTTCTCCTCAAGCGGCCTGGAAGGACACGGTTTCTATACCGTTCTGCATGAAGCCGGCCCCGTTCCAGACCCGGTCCGTGGGCTGCGCGACGCCGTTGGTGTTGGTGCAGCGGACCTTCACCGTGTGGGTGCCGGCGGCCAACGCCGGCAGGCTGCCCTCGAAGCGGCGGAAGCTGTAGGGGCCCTCGTCCGCGCCGAGCTGTGCTGGAAACCACGTCGCGCCGCCGTCGCCGGAGAAGTCGACCGCCTTCACCCCGCAATCGCCGCCGAAAGCGATGCCGCGCAACGCCACCGGCGCGCCGGCCGTCACCTTGGCGCCATCCTGCAGGTTGGTGACGAACGAGCGCGGTACCATCTTGTTGATCGGCACCGTCTTGAAGCCGGTCTGGCCGGGCTTGATGTTGGCGCCCGGCACGTCCGGGATGCGGTAGGCGGTCTTCATCCAGTACTGGTCGTCGGGCTTGTCCAGCACCTCGATCTCCGACAACATCTTGACCCAGTAGGTCGAGTACCAGCCCGGCACCACGAGGCGAAGCGGGAAGCCGTTGAGAAGCGGCAATTGCTCGCCGTTCATCGCGTAGGCGATCATCACCTCACCGTCGTAGGCGTGGTCGAGATCGAGCGACTTCTTGAAGTCCGGCGCGTCGTCCACGACCGGCTCATCGAGGCCGCTGAAGCGCACCTGCACGGCACCGGCCTTCACCCCGGCCTTTTCGAGCACGTCCTTGAGGCGCACCCCGGTCCAGCGGGCGTTTCCCATCGAGCCGTTGGCCCATTGCGCGCCGGGAACCCGCGGCTCGAACAGCCCGCGGGAGTTGCCCGAGCACTGGTTGACCGCGGCGATCTCGAAGCGCGGCAGGCCGGCGATGGCATCGAGGGAGAGCGAGAGCTCCTTCTCGACATGACCGTGGACCTTGAGACGGAAGGTGCCGGCATCAACCTCGGTTGGGATCGAGGCCCAGTGCCAGCGCACGTAGAAGCGGTCGTTGGGGGTGAACACGCCCTCATCGAACACCGCAAACGGCGTCTCCAGCAGCGGCGGATGGGTACGCTGGAGGATCATCTCGCCCTTGCCGGGAAAGGCCGTCGTGAGATCCCGCACATCCGGGCCGCCGGGTAGCGGCAGCTTCACCGAGCCCGCGGCCCAGGCCGGCATCGCGGCGGCAAGGCTGCCGAGCCCGAGCCCGCCCAACAGGAGGCGGCGGTTCGTCGGTCTTTCCAATCCGTGCATGGTCTCTCCCTTCAAAGTTCGTCGGCGTCGATGCGTTCGAGGGCACCGGACCCGTGGCGATTCCTTGCGACTAGGGAGATGCTACGGGATGCGTTTAATTCCCACCAACGGTCTTTCGCGATGCGAACGATCTCCCAATGCGATGATTTGAGAATTTTGGATCTCCGCGCCGGTGGTGCCAGATATCGTCTCGACGTCAGACCGCCGGTGCTTCGACAGGCGCGGTCCTGCGACACCCGAACAAGGCGTGACGCTCGGCGAAACCGCGAAGGGCGACAATGCCGAGCGGTTCGAGGGCATGCGCCAGGCCGTGGAGGAAGGTGTCGGTGGCGATCAGCGGCGTGTCGTAGGTCTTGCACAGGCGCTCGACGCGAGCGAGCACGTTGAGATCGCGGCCGATCGCCGTGAAGTCGACCCGGTCGCCGCCGCCGATATTGCCGTAGGCGACCTCCCCAACATGAAGTGCGACGCCGACCTCAAAGGCAGCCCTGTCACCGTCGCGCAGGGTCGCAAGCGCATCGAGTGCGGCCTCGGCGGCACGCAAGGCGGCACGGCGCGCCTCGGCCTCGTCGCGATCGGCATCGAACACGGCCAGCAGCCCGTCACCAATATACTTTAGCACCTCGCCGCCTTCCGCCTCGACGGCCGGCACGATGGCATCGAACATCCGGTTGAGGGCGGCCACGACATGGTCGGGGCTTTGCCGGTCGGACAGTTCACCGAACCCGCGCAGATCGGTCAGCATCATCGCGGCCCGCATGAGGCGTACGTCGCCGCGCCGCACTGTGCCGGCCAGGATTTGCCGCGCCGGGTCGCGCCCGACATAGGCGCTCAGGACCGCGCCAAGCATGTCGCCGAGCGCCTTGATTTCGAACAGCAGCGAGAACGGCTCGACCAGCGCTAGCAACGTCTCGATCTCGATCGGCGTGAAGCCGCCCGGTCTCGCCGTGGCCCAGGAGGCGGCACCCATGCGTCCACGCGCGGCATGCAGCGGCGCGATGAGGTAGTCGGTCAGACCCTCGTTGCGAAGCTCGCCAAGCACGGGAAACGGCAGCGGCCCATCCCCGTCGAGACGGCATTGGAGTGGGGTCCGCGTCTCGACCACGTGCTCGACGGTGTTGCCGTGGAAGGTCGGCGTGCCCTCGATGCCGTGGCGGCGACGCAGGGCTAGGCTCGACGTTCCTGGATGCCAGACGCGCATCACCCACCGGAACGACGGATGCAGGGTCGGCGCGTGGGTGGTGGCGCGGGCCAGCGGCAGGCCAAGCCCCGAGAGGCACGCACTGAACCCATCGAGAAGGGCTGCCGCGTCCACCGCTTCGCGACCCGGCCCCATCAACCATCCCGTCGCCTGCGCGACTGCCTCGGATGAAGATTGGGACGAACGTGTCACGGCAATTCTTCCATCAAGGGGTCGGATCGTGCCATAGCGTGGATCAGACGAGGCCGAGCACATGGATCAGGCCGAGGCTGACGGCGCCGAGGGCAAGGAGCGAGGCGACCACAGCGAGGGTCACCCGCGCCCCGGCCTTGGCGACGCTGCGCACGTCGACCCCGAGGCCGAGTGCCGCCATCGAGACTACGGTCAGCACGTTGGCGGTCTCCGACATCGGCGCGAGCGCGACTTGCGGGATCAGCCCGGCCGAGCGGAGTCCCGCGAGCGCCAGGAAGGCGAGGATGAACCACGGCACCAGGCGGTGGATCGCGAGGCCGCCGGGGGCCGGGCGGTCGCCGGTTGTGACGCCGGGGGCGGCCTCGTCGGTCTCCTCGCGCAGCCGGCTCGCGCCGAGGGAGAGCATCAGAACGACCGGCCCGAGCATCAGCACCCGGACGAGCTTCACCAGGGTTCCGACCTGGACGCTGAGCGCCGCGACCGGCG
This window of the Methylobacterium tardum genome carries:
- a CDS encoding adenylate/guanylate cyclase domain-containing protein; translation: MGPGREAVDAAALLDGFSACLSGLGLPLARATTHAPTLHPSFRWVMRVWHPGTSSLALRRRHGIEGTPTFHGNTVEHVVETRTPLQCRLDGDGPLPFPVLGELRNEGLTDYLIAPLHAARGRMGAASWATARPGGFTPIEIETLLALVEPFSLLFEIKALGDMLGAVLSAYVGRDPARQILAGTVRRGDVRLMRAAMMLTDLRGFGELSDRQSPDHVVAALNRMFDAIVPAVEAEGGEVLKYIGDGLLAVFDADRDEAEARRAALRAAEAALDALATLRDGDRAAFEVGVALHVGEVAYGNIGGGDRVDFTAIGRDLNVLARVERLCKTYDTPLIATDTFLHGLAHALEPLGIVALRGFAERHALFGCRRTAPVEAPAV